A single window of uncultured Methanobrevibacter sp. DNA harbors:
- a CDS encoding ROK family protein yields MCCEKYLAIDVGGTAIKYTLTDKNAKTIKINEIKTRREAEKLFESFDEIIRPHLNQIAGIAVSFPGKINAEHGIVNKVATFDWICDMPLKSILEEKYRKPVWIENDGKCAALAELWMGNLSDVKNGVVIGLGTEIAGGIIINGALYRGSSETAGEFSSILTDFKNPNNEKRFGKIGGHKNLTDAYNDKKCAIDSHELFEKYNEDDETAKEVVRDYGETIAAGIVTIQSVLDAEKFCIGGGISAQDILIAEIKDKVHDFYSVKFHEAVSEPAIEKCHFGNASGCVGALYNFLIRQKVI; encoded by the coding sequence ATGTGCTGTGAAAAATATTTGGCAATTGATGTCGGCGGAACCGCCATAAAATACACATTAACCGATAAAAATGCCAAAACAATTAAAATTAATGAAATAAAAACCAGAAGAGAAGCTGAAAAGTTATTTGAATCATTTGATGAAATTATCCGCCCCCACTTAAATCAGATAGCTGGCATTGCAGTGTCTTTTCCGGGGAAAATTAATGCTGAGCATGGAATAGTTAACAAGGTAGCAACATTTGACTGGATTTGCGACATGCCTTTAAAATCCATATTGGAAGAGAAATACAGAAAACCTGTGTGGATTGAAAATGACGGGAAATGCGCTGCATTGGCTGAACTTTGGATGGGAAACCTGTCGGATGTGAAAAATGGAGTGGTTATCGGACTTGGAACTGAAATAGCCGGTGGAATAATTATAAATGGAGCACTATACCGGGGAAGCAGTGAAACTGCAGGGGAGTTTTCAAGCATTCTTACAGATTTTAAAAATCCAAATAACGAAAAGAGGTTCGGCAAAATCGGAGGCCACAAAAATCTAACCGATGCATATAATGATAAAAAATGTGCCATCGACAGCCATGAACTCTTTGAAAAGTATAATGAGGATGATGAAACTGCCAAAGAAGTGGTGAGAGATTATGGCGAAACAATTGCAGCAGGAATTGTAACCATACAGTCAGTATTGGACGCAGAAAAGTTCTGCATCGGCGGCGGAATTTCAGCGCAGGACATTTTAATAGCTGAGATAAAAGACAAAGTGCATGATTTCTATTCAGTAAAATTCCATGAGGCAGTAAGTGAACCCGCAATTGAAAAATGCCATTTTGGAAATGCATCTGGATGTGTTGGTGCACTATACAATTTCCTGATAAGGCAAAAGGTTATTTAG
- a CDS encoding sugar phosphate nucleotidyltransferase, with amino-acid sequence MKAIILNSGMGTRLGELTQNNPKSLVKLNENETIFSRAISILSNFDIEEFILTTGYLNEVLINYCEENFPNTNFTFVHNPVYDKTNYIKSLDFIDDFEDDVLLLHGDLVFELKTAEKIINSDESCVVVDTTLEIPKDDFKAKIENNHIKYIGVDYFEDDAVSCQPFYKLKPKDWQAWKDNIHVFCNNNKTGVYAENALNEITDKVIIKPLDLKGLLCMEVDNKDDLAKVKEILK; translated from the coding sequence ATGAAAGCAATTATTTTAAATTCTGGAATGGGAACAAGATTGGGTGAGCTGACTCAAAACAATCCAAAATCATTGGTGAAATTAAATGAAAATGAAACTATATTCTCAAGAGCTATTTCAATCCTTTCTAATTTTGACATTGAGGAGTTTATCCTCACAACAGGCTATTTAAATGAAGTTTTAATCAATTATTGTGAAGAAAACTTTCCTAACACCAATTTCACTTTTGTTCACAATCCTGTTTATGATAAAACTAACTATATCAAATCTTTGGATTTTATAGATGATTTTGAAGATGATGTTCTCCTACTTCATGGGGATTTGGTTTTTGAGTTAAAAACCGCTGAAAAGATTATAAACTCTGATGAATCATGTGTGGTGGTGGACACCACCCTTGAAATTCCAAAAGATGATTTTAAAGCAAAAATTGAAAATAACCATATCAAATATATTGGGGTTGACTACTTTGAAGATGATGCGGTTTCCTGCCAGCCATTCTACAAATTAAAACCAAAAGACTGGCAAGCCTGGAAAGACAACATTCATGTCTTCTGCAATAACAACAAAACAGGTGTTTATGCAGAAAATGCCTTGAATGAAATTACAGATAAAGTAATTATCAAACCTTTGGATTTGAAAGGCTTGTTATGCATGGAAGTTGACAATAAAGATGATTTAGCAAAAGTTAAGGAGATTTTAAAATGA
- the aepX gene encoding phosphoenolpyruvate mutase: MKTVYIAISADILHHGHINLIKKASEYGKLIVGVLTDEAVATYKRFPVIEFEERKFIIENISGVSEVVPQNTLDYTDNLKKYKPDYVFHGDDWKEGVQSKIRCDVIETLKEWDGQLIEIPFTEDVSVDKINDLIKKTDSIPDIRRSKLKKLISLKPIVRTIEAHNGLSALVVENAKVEKDEQINTFDAIWVSSLTDSTAKGKPDIELVDMTSRINTINEIMEVSTKPIILDGDSGGLLEHFVFNIKTIERMGVSAIIIEDKVGLKKNSLFGTEVKQTQDSIENFCEKISAGKKAVLTEEFMIIARIESLILKQGMDDAIKRAKAYIKAGADGIMIHSRESEPDEIFEFCDKFKEFAPDVPLVVVPTSFNQVYEDEFAKKGVNIVIYANHLIRSSYPAMVETANMILENERCMEADDKCLSIKEILTLIPDE, from the coding sequence ATGAAAACTGTTTATATTGCAATAAGCGCTGATATTTTACATCACGGTCATATAAATTTAATTAAAAAAGCGTCTGAATATGGAAAACTGATAGTGGGTGTGCTTACCGACGAAGCGGTGGCGACATATAAAAGATTTCCTGTTATTGAGTTTGAAGAGAGAAAATTCATCATAGAAAACATCAGTGGTGTATCTGAAGTTGTTCCTCAAAATACTCTTGACTACACAGATAACCTTAAAAAATACAAGCCGGATTATGTTTTTCATGGTGATGACTGGAAAGAGGGCGTTCAAAGCAAAATCAGATGTGATGTAATTGAAACTTTAAAGGAATGGGATGGTCAGTTAATAGAAATTCCGTTTACTGAAGATGTCAGTGTTGATAAAATCAATGATTTAATCAAAAAGACAGACTCTATTCCTGACATTAGAAGATCCAAACTTAAAAAATTGATTTCCCTAAAACCGATTGTCAGAACAATCGAAGCCCACAATGGTTTGTCTGCACTTGTTGTTGAGAATGCCAAGGTTGAAAAGGATGAGCAAATCAATACATTTGATGCAATTTGGGTTTCAAGCCTGACTGATTCCACAGCCAAAGGCAAGCCGGACATAGAACTGGTGGACATGACCTCGAGGATAAATACAATAAATGAGATTATGGAAGTGTCAACCAAACCGATTATCTTGGATGGGGATTCCGGCGGTCTTCTGGAACATTTTGTCTTCAACATCAAAACCATTGAAAGAATGGGCGTTTCTGCAATCATCATTGAAGATAAAGTTGGACTAAAGAAGAATTCACTTTTCGGAACTGAAGTCAAACAGACTCAGGATTCAATAGAAAACTTCTGTGAAAAGATAAGTGCAGGTAAAAAGGCCGTATTAACTGAAGAATTCATGATTATTGCAAGAATAGAAAGTTTGATTTTAAAGCAGGGAATGGATGATGCCATAAAAAGGGCAAAGGCCTACATCAAGGCAGGTGCTGATGGAATCATGATTCACTCAAGAGAGTCTGAACCTGATGAAATCTTTGAGTTCTGTGATAAATTCAAGGAGTTTGCACCTGATGTGCCTTTGGTTGTTGTTCCAACTTCATTCAATCAGGTTTATGAGGATGAATTCGCCAAAAAAGGTGTTAATATTGTAATCTATGCTAATCATTTAATCAGAAGCTCTTATCCTGCAATGGTTGAAACCGCAAATATGATTTTGGAAAATGAAAGGTGCATGGAAGCCGATGACAAATGCCTGTCAATCAAGGAGATTTTAACTTTAATTCCGGATGAGTGA
- the aepY gene encoding phosphonopyruvate decarboxylase: MIDVKDFVNYLKEIDIDFFCGVPDSQLSSFCDYVEENETNIIAANEGNAVAIASGYHLSTNNFPVVYLQNSGLGNIVNPVTSLTHKKVYSIPIVYVIGWRGQPGVHDEPQHKKQGEITLDLLELLDISYVVIDKDSTFDDLKNTFQNEFLDKLENGESVAVVVSKGAFEKYKIPKSNKNTLTREKAIQTVSDYLNDDDMIVSTTGKSSRELFEYREAKNQGHGNDFLTVGSMGHSSSIALGIAMNNPSKRIFCFDGDGAVLMHMGALALVGSRSPENFYHVMFNNSAHESVGGLPTIMADIDVAELVTSCGYQKVFNAGNLEELKDVLPKFIESKGPVFLNVDVDISSRADLGRPTTTPIENKDDFMKKLQGE, from the coding sequence ATGATTGACGTTAAGGATTTTGTAAATTATTTAAAGGAAATTGATATTGATTTTTTTTGTGGTGTTCCGGATTCACAATTGAGCTCTTTTTGTGATTATGTTGAGGAAAATGAAACTAACATCATTGCGGCCAATGAGGGCAATGCCGTTGCAATAGCTTCAGGTTATCACCTCTCAACCAATAACTTTCCAGTGGTTTATCTTCAAAATTCCGGATTGGGAAATATCGTTAACCCTGTAACTTCACTTACTCATAAAAAGGTTTATTCCATTCCAATCGTTTATGTTATTGGTTGGAGAGGCCAGCCTGGTGTTCATGATGAGCCGCAGCATAAAAAACAGGGTGAAATCACTTTGGACTTGCTTGAACTTCTGGACATCTCATATGTTGTAATCGATAAGGATTCAACATTTGATGATTTGAAAAACACATTTCAAAATGAATTTTTGGATAAGTTGGAAAATGGTGAAAGTGTTGCAGTTGTTGTATCAAAGGGTGCCTTTGAGAAGTACAAGATTCCAAAATCCAACAAGAACACTTTGACAAGAGAAAAGGCAATTCAAACTGTCAGCGATTATTTAAATGATGATGACATGATTGTTTCAACAACTGGAAAGTCATCAAGGGAATTGTTTGAATATAGGGAAGCTAAAAACCAGGGTCACGGCAATGACTTTTTGACAGTCGGGTCCATGGGCCATTCATCAAGCATCGCTTTGGGAATTGCAATGAACAATCCTTCAAAAAGGATATTCTGCTTTGACGGTGATGGTGCAGTGCTGATGCATATGGGTGCATTGGCTTTAGTTGGCTCCAGATCTCCCGAAAATTTCTATCATGTCATGTTTAACAATTCTGCCCATGAAAGTGTCGGGGGTCTTCCAACAATAATGGCGGACATTGATGTTGCTGAACTTGTAACCTCCTGCGGATATCAAAAAGTATTCAATGCAGGAAATCTTGAAGAGTTAAAGGATGTTTTGCCGAAATTCATAGAGTCAAAAGGTCCTGTATTTTTAAATGTTGATGTTGATATTTCATCAAGGGCCGATCTTGGACGTCCGACCACAACTCCGATTGAAAATAAGGATGATTTCATGAAAAAACTGCAAGGGGAATAA
- a CDS encoding phosphonoacetaldehyde reductase, with the protein MDWVYNVPIKFHEYNLDEMKKRLKCFEGNVLFIASKRVISTFDFDVGNFQVLDESIANPDFHLVGDILNKIKKPDLIIAVGGGSSIDLAKAISSLYEYKDCDVLDLIKNKDYLDNSNSIPFIAVPTTAGTGSECTKWATIWDFDNNKKYSIDADYLYPNEAWLVAELTSTMNENLTLATGLDALAHAMESYWSRPSNKYTRVLARDSIRIIKKYLPLVLGDLDNLEYRQEMLMGSFFAGLAFSNTRTTACHSISYPLTMMFGISHGFAAAITLFEVLKRNWEYIKEKDLFLDAWDANDLEDIERWFSEVSNDSLKLSKFGVKKEDIPDIVKLATTGGRMDNNPVVFGEDEIEDILNTVY; encoded by the coding sequence ATGGATTGGGTTTATAATGTGCCGATAAAATTTCACGAGTACAATTTGGATGAAATGAAAAAAAGACTTAAATGTTTTGAAGGTAACGTTTTGTTTATTGCATCTAAAAGGGTGATAAGCACTTTTGATTTTGATGTTGGCAATTTTCAGGTTTTGGATGAAAGCATTGCCAATCCCGATTTTCATCTGGTTGGAGATATTTTAAATAAAATCAAAAAACCTGACTTGATTATTGCAGTTGGCGGCGGAAGTTCAATTGACCTTGCAAAGGCAATATCATCATTATATGAATACAAAGATTGTGATGTTTTGGATTTGATTAAAAATAAGGATTATCTAGATAACTCCAATTCTATTCCGTTCATTGCAGTTCCAACAACTGCCGGGACAGGTTCTGAATGCACCAAATGGGCGACAATATGGGACTTTGACAATAATAAGAAATATTCCATCGATGCCGATTACTTGTATCCCAATGAGGCCTGGCTGGTTGCGGAACTGACATCTACAATGAATGAAAATTTGACCTTGGCAACAGGTCTTGATGCATTGGCTCATGCAATGGAGTCCTACTGGTCCCGTCCGTCCAATAAATACACAAGAGTTCTTGCAAGGGATTCAATTAGAATCATTAAAAAGTATCTGCCGTTGGTTTTAGGTGATTTGGATAATTTGGAATACCGTCAGGAAATGCTGATGGGATCCTTTTTTGCAGGTCTTGCATTTTCAAATACTCGTACAACCGCATGCCATTCCATTTCATATCCTTTGACCATGATGTTCGGCATCAGCCATGGGTTTGCTGCAGCAATAACATTATTTGAAGTTTTAAAAAGAAACTGGGAGTATATTAAAGAAAAGGATTTGTTTTTGGATGCATGGGATGCCAATGATTTGGAAGATATTGAAAGATGGTTTAGTGAAGTTTCAAATGATTCTCTTAAACTGTCAAAATTTGGTGTTAAAAAAGAGGACATTCCCGATATTGTTAAATTGGCAACAACCGGTGGCAGGATGGACAATAATCCTGTAGTGTTTGGTGAAGATGAAATCGAAGATATTTTAAATACTGTTTATTGA
- a CDS encoding ROK family protein, producing MCREKYLAIDVGGTAIKYTLTDKNAETIKINEIKTRREAEKLFESFDEIILPHLNQIAGIALSFPGKINAEHGIVNKVATFDWICNMPLKTILEEKYKKPVWIENDGKCAALAELWKGNLSDVKNGVVIGLGTEIAGGIIINGALYRGSSETAGEFSSILTDFKNPNNKKRFGKIGGHKNLTDAYKDKKYAIDSHELFEKYREDDKTAKKVVRDYAETIAAGIVTIQSVLDAEKFCIGGGISAQDILITEIKDRVHDFYSIKFHEAVSEPAIEKCHFENASGCVGALYNFLIRQKII from the coding sequence ATGTGCCGTGAAAAATATTTGGCAATTGATGTCGGCGGAACCGCCATAAAATACACACTAACCGATAAAAATGCCGAAACAATTAAAATTAATGAAATCAAAACCAGAAGAGAAGCAGAAAAGTTATTTGAATCATTTGATGAAATTATCCTCCCCCACTTAAATCAGATAGCTGGCATTGCACTGTCTTTTCCAGGCAAAATTAATGCTGAGCATGGAATAGTTAACAAGGTAGCAACATTTGACTGGATTTGCAACATGCCTTTAAAAACCATATTGGAAGAGAAATACAAAAAACCAGTGTGGATTGAAAATGACGGCAAATGTGCAGCACTGGCCGAACTTTGGAAAGGAAACCTGTCTGATGTGAAAAATGGAGTGGTCATAGGACTTGGTACTGAAATAGCCGGCGGAATAATTATCAATGGAGCACTATATCGGGGAAGCAGTGAAACTGCAGGGGAGTTTTCAAGCATTCTTACAGATTTTAAAAATCCCAATAACAAAAAGAGGTTCGGCAAAATCGGAGGCCACAAAAATCTAACCGATGCATATAAGGATAAAAAATATGCCATCGACAGCCATGAACTCTTTGAAAAGTATAGGGAAGATGATAAAACAGCCAAAAAAGTGGTTCGAGATTATGCCGAAACAATTGCAGCAGGAATCGTAACCATACAGTCCGTATTGGACGCAGAAAAGTTCTGCATCGGCGGCGGAATTTCAGCGCAGGACATTTTAATAACTGAGATAAAAGACAGAGTGCATGATTTCTATTCAATAAAATTCCATGAAGCCGTAAGTGAACCTGCAATTGAAAAATGCCATTTTGAAAATGCATCAGGATGTGTTGGTGCACTATACAATTTCTTGATTAGGCAAAAGATTATTTAG